A single Nicotiana tabacum cultivar K326 chromosome 5, ASM71507v2, whole genome shotgun sequence DNA region contains:
- the LOC107797090 gene encoding uncharacterized protein LOC107797090, which produces MARVELSRVDLECSGHSHRSSVSVNISDTDKGSCYSQFYSTADACANESNNSVDIENGDGESKVKIERDCRICHLSLVSECEVAIELGCSCKDDLAAAHKHCAETWFKIKGNKTCEICNSIAHNVVGPNDIESAQQTNEVNALATNAAPALSVSSESRTCLNGHRFLNFLLACMVFAFVISWLFHFNIPS; this is translated from the exons ATGGCAAGAGTAGAGTTGTCCCGCGTGGACTTAGAGTGCTCCGGCCACAGTCACCGGAGCTCCGTCAGTGTCAATATCTCCGACACCGATAAGGGTTCTTGTTATTCTCAGTTTTATTCCACTGCTGATGCATGTGCCAATGAGTCTAATAATTCAGTGGATATAGAAAATGGAGATGGTGAAAGTAAGGTGAAAATTGAACGAGACTGTAGAATTTGCCACCTGAGTTTGGTGAGTGAGTGCGAGGTTGCCATTGAATTGGGATGTTCATGTAAAGATGATTTGGCTGCTGCACATAAGCATTGTGCTGAAACATGGTTCAAGATCAAAGGAAATAA GACTTGTGAAATATGCAATTCGATTGCACACAATGTTGTTGGTCCAAATGACATTGAGTCAGCACAGCAAACAAATGAAGTAAATGCTTTGGCTACAAATGCAGCCCCTGCACTATCAGTGTCTTCAGAATCTCGAACTTGTTTGAATGGTCATCGATTTCTGAATTTTCTTCTAGCTTGTATGGTATTTGCCTTTGTCATCTCTTGGCTCTTCCACTTTAACATCCCCTCATAG